The Flavobacterium sp. K5-23 genome segment ATTGAAGTTGCAAATAGCAAACTTTTGTCTTACGAAATTGATTTGTCAGCAGTTCAAGATACAGATGCTGACATTTTACATCAGCAAATAAATCAAATAATTGTAAAATTTGGTCAAAATAAAGCACTTAATTGGTTTACTAAAAACACTTTAGATAAACCATTAAAACGTTTTTTTGAGTGTAAGTTGAATTTCAATCCAGTAACTGAAATTGACCAATTCAAAATTTTAGAAATCGAGATAAATAGATTAAAATGTTTAAAACAACTTTCTATAACTTTTAATAAATATCTAAATGGCTTTGGCATAACAAAGCAAAATAATATTCAAGAAACATTAAAAGAACTTGATTTTACAGTAGAATTTGCAAAAGAAATAACTGAATTTAATTCGCAATTAAAAACAAGAAATTTACCACAAGTTTCAATTACATCAGACGATTTAGCAGAAAAAATAATCTACATCAAGAATGTGAATTATTACGCTGATTTTGTTTCTATCTCAACCTTTTTACAAGAAACCAAACAGAAATTAATTACTCATTCAAAACCACATCCTATAATTTACAAAATTGCAGACGCAATTGAAAATACGGACAGAGCAAGTTACGAACTCTATATAGACGAATATAGAAAGTGCAGAGATAAACAAAGTCAATCATTGGTGTTTGAAAAACTCTTAAACGAAATCGGCAAAACACTTCCTCAAACAGCATTGTTCGTAAAAAACAAATGTCTAATTGATGACCAATACACGATTGATAAAAAGATAATCGAATTAGATATTTTCAATTTAAAACTAAATGATTTTCTAACTTTTGTAACATTACAAACAAATGGTTCGGAAAAACTTTTAGCCAATCTTCAAACTTTGAAACTAAGTATTGAAAAACAAACAGCAGAGACAATATCATACAAAACTTGGTATCATAAGTCTAAAAAAGTTAGTGACACACAAAAAGCCGCTTTAAATGCTTGGCTAAATGACCTAATTAACATTGGTAAAGGTTACGGAAAAAATACAGCAAGAAATATTGCATCAGCAATAACAAATATGCAAGTAGCAAAAGGTGCTGTTCCTATTTGGATTATGCCACAAGATACAGCAGTTACATTTTTTCCTGATGCTTCACCTGAACAATTTGACTTATTGATAATCGATGAAGCGAGTCAATGTGATATAAGTAGTTTGAATTTAGTTTTTCGATGCAAAAAATGTTTAATTGTAGGCGATGAAAATCAAACTTCTGTAGTTGCAGACAGAAGTTTATTTACTATTGATAGAACAAATGAACTTCTTGACAAATATTTAATATCTCATAGATTTAAAACCCAATTTGATGTAAATAATAAAAACAACAGTATTTACACAATTAGTGGAGTTATTTATCCAAACATTGTAACGCTCACGGAACATTTTAGATGTTTGCCCGAAATTATTGGTTATTCAAACAAGTACGTCTATAATTCTGATATTGTTCCACTAAAAACAGCGACTGAAAAAACTTTCGGAGAACCAATAGAAATTCATTATGTTGAAGATAATTTAGACGATGAATACAAACCATTAATTGTACAAAAAGTAATTGACGAAATTGAAAATTACATTAATCAATTTCAAGCACAGCAAATTAAAAGATTGCCGACCATTGGAATATTGACTTTAGACAGCAGTAATATAAAACACCAATATCAACTCATTCGTCAAATATCACAGAATGAACTTATAAAACAATTTGAAGACAAACTTGAATTATTAATTGGGACATCCAGAGAATTTCAAGGCGATGAAAGGGATATTATGTATATGACAATTACAGCCAGCCATAGTATTGTTGAAAAAGAAAATCGCTTTGAAATTAAACCACCAAGAGCAGCAACAACTGAAGAATATATGCGAATTTTTAATGTTGCTGCAAGTAGAGCAAAAGAAAAATCTGTTGTTATTCATAGTATTCATCCTGACGCAGTTGGAATTATGAACTCTGATTGTTACAGAAAAAAATTAATAGATTATTACGCCAATATTCAAAATCAAACGAACAAACCTACTACAACAAAAAATTTGCAATCACTTTTAAATAAGACAGATGCAAATTCAGGAGACTTTGAAAAAAGTGTTTGTAAACTACTCTACAATAATGGATTTGGAGATTATTTATTTCCTCAATTTGAAGTCGGAAAATATTGTATAGACTTTGGGCTAATAATAAACAATAAAAAAATAGCGATTGAATGTGATGGTTTTACATATCATTCAGGAATTGTAAAAATACAAGAAGACATAAACCGTCAACTCATTTTAGAAAGAGCAGGATGGCGTTTTTTTAGAATACAAAGTACAGATTGGTTTTATAAAAACTCAAAAGTAAGTTCAGACTTAATTCAATGGATAACCGAAAACACAACAGAATGAAAAATAAACTGCACATAACAGCCATTTTTATATAGCTGGAATTTAGTGGAATTACCGTTTCGTATCAAGTTTCGTTAAACCGAAAATATTCGTTTCAGTGTCTCCTATACAGCTATAAACACGGGAATATCAGATTGTATTTTGAATAACCAACAATAAAAAAACAATGTTTAGAATAATTTTATTATTTGTCTTGATAGGGTT includes the following:
- a CDS encoding AAA domain-containing protein; translation: MTPLQNLFYYIRDLYNSSDTCFDFEKDKSNPKTKNINFWEVGELLTLAKKCEQKNIAEFSLAINNNLNPLDFLLKLKRIAIPDEPKQPKELESWIEINRSNEIPTLTIKQEIETVEKFEQSTQRINDLEKYKEQRLTSLFDLSLPNSLVDWIDLTDNKFLRKPELKVKIVLANNPTLSRVANNFQKEFSEFYQKFELPFKTNRIYDALHTLHYELKGKDNKRIYISFGLVCGKIGNQDYKNFLFNVPLKLTLKSQEFKLEFDTFSSKIFCEQFFVELLDNHFQNENQLIIEERKKDVLLNIDSFNSQQREFIFESDFIRTEYFDKGLEILSVFTKKQYAFFNEETLNYSFQKTPIENQLTFSFSPIIQTKIVESKLAISKDANNIINKINELQASGNLQLIPDFFKKLFSIDGLEIETETQSNTNQFQNNESKSQLADFGEVKHRSLFPLPYNEEQFEIAKRLNEQDAVTVKGPPGTGKSHTIANLISHFVAQGKSILVVSHNAKALSVLKDKLPSGIQELAVSLVNEGKGNESLKGSVNAIIRNLAQRYEETKVTELERQLTNLESNYANTLIQIYKAVQANTLTLNIFNPITKELENKSAYDWAVYHFEQTNYENQLLKDTVSYETETNGVAEKLVDLVAIGNNLKRDDFDLINFQFLNDDTFIDLNEIRKYDIKLKEINEKINPLDYTNIPTNSIDENLKNIILNYENIFRTFKTNLIAEQVYKHPNFRIDVLVNILNENAGLRKQIEVANSKLLSYEIDLSAVQDTDADILHQQINQIIVKFGQNKALNWFTKNTLDKPLKRFFECKLNFNPVTEIDQFKILEIEINRLKCLKQLSITFNKYLNGFGITKQNNIQETLKELDFTVEFAKEITEFNSQLKTRNLPQVSITSDDLAEKIIYIKNVNYYADFVSISTFLQETKQKLITHSKPHPIIYKIADAIENTDRASYELYIDEYRKCRDKQSQSLVFEKLLNEIGKTLPQTALFVKNKCLIDDQYTIDKKIIELDIFNLKLNDFLTFVTLQTNGSEKLLANLQTLKLSIEKQTAETISYKTWYHKSKKVSDTQKAALNAWLNDLINIGKGYGKNTARNIASAITNMQVAKGAVPIWIMPQDTAVTFFPDASPEQFDLLIIDEASQCDISSLNLVFRCKKCLIVGDENQTSVVADRSLFTIDRTNELLDKYLISHRFKTQFDVNNKNNSIYTISGVIYPNIVTLTEHFRCLPEIIGYSNKYVYNSDIVPLKTATEKTFGEPIEIHYVEDNLDDEYKPLIVQKVIDEIENYINQFQAQQIKRLPTIGILTLDSSNIKHQYQLIRQISQNELIKQFEDKLELLIGTSREFQGDERDIMYMTITASHSIVEKENRFEIKPPRAATTEEYMRIFNVAASRAKEKSVVIHSIHPDAVGIMNSDCYRKKLIDYYANIQNQTNKPTTTKNLQSLLNKTDANSGDFEKSVCKLLYNNGFGDYLFPQFEVGKYCIDFGLIINNKKIAIECDGFTYHSGIVKIQEDINRQLILERAGWRFFRIQSTDWFYKNSKVSSDLIQWITENTTE